The following proteins are encoded in a genomic region of Sorangiineae bacterium MSr12523:
- a CDS encoding phage tail tape measure protein: protein MGAALDRDAENVLAPLVAAVQRARAKIEAESKKTAAGLAAETKKGTRAAAASFDDFATQVDTKTSRILTPYRDATAKFASDTRTHLDAAKRDFTDFTRSAERDLERLRKAEQDDTSGRRSRRRRRGGGDDARGGGGGDGAGGGEGQPPAPGGRRRGSLARGLTVAGAAYATRSAYRFASRVAGDFARGAGVDWDLSSLIQKNVELETRTTDLSNQAYMPGKAGPAGERQDPRVLAAEVRRVAQNTGTDTTTAVEGLQAFVAKTGDLALARQIFERLAILSKATGTNLADMVDAAGDVSNQLGDIPGKAQAINNVMTQVASQGKEGAVEIRSLASQMAKVAAMSGQIEGDTGENIKVLTAFAQAARGKGGAASAEQAATAVQSFIKTFKTPARARAFEAATGKSVFNAQGMLRNPEELVIEALKAKGMKPLEFNKIFANVRGASAVEGFASIYRQAGGGEAGEREVREAFDRFRKAAMDDEEILESFRAAMATSESQTTNFNTQLQRVVGETQDALLPAFIALTPTIIAAAESLGKVAAALWGLDTNKTTDPAYYGADKASRDIRRTESQIQRGFIDPRQVEKNQRDEESLRKAIAAERAAIAADKAKSDYGVSEGKSDSAVGAAAMKDFLIGTIGGLSEWRLDGGMRYINMKRQDVQQREGLIKSDEERLSKLTIENARVHELLKSGVINVRVVGVDRPPGADGSGVARPEAQIGSH from the coding sequence GTGGGTGCGGCGCTCGACCGCGATGCTGAAAATGTCCTTGCGCCGCTCGTTGCGGCCGTCCAGCGCGCGCGCGCGAAGATCGAGGCCGAGAGCAAGAAGACGGCGGCCGGCCTGGCCGCCGAGACGAAGAAGGGTACGCGAGCCGCGGCGGCGTCATTCGATGACTTCGCGACTCAGGTCGACACCAAGACCTCGCGCATCCTAACGCCATATCGCGACGCGACGGCCAAGTTTGCCAGTGATACCCGGACGCATCTCGATGCGGCCAAGCGCGACTTCACTGACTTTACCCGCTCTGCAGAAAGGGACCTCGAGCGCCTTCGGAAGGCGGAGCAAGACGATACCTCCGGCCGCCGGAGCCGTCGCCGGCGTCGAGGAGGTGGAGACGACGCGCGTGGTGGCGGCGGTGGCGATGGGGCCGGAGGGGGAGAGGGCCAGCCGCCCGCGCCGGGAGGTCGGCGGCGCGGATCATTGGCGCGGGGTCTCACGGTTGCCGGTGCGGCATACGCCACGCGCTCTGCCTATCGATTCGCATCCCGCGTAGCCGGCGATTTCGCGCGTGGTGCAGGTGTCGATTGGGACCTCTCTTCCCTCATTCAGAAGAACGTCGAGCTTGAAACACGCACAACCGATCTATCAAATCAAGCGTACATGCCGGGCAAAGCGGGCCCCGCGGGCGAGCGCCAAGACCCCCGCGTGCTCGCGGCCGAGGTGCGGCGCGTCGCCCAGAACACCGGCACGGATACGACAACTGCCGTCGAAGGTTTGCAGGCGTTCGTTGCCAAAACCGGCGACTTGGCACTCGCGCGGCAGATTTTCGAGCGCCTCGCGATTCTCTCCAAGGCGACCGGAACAAACCTCGCCGATATGGTTGACGCGGCCGGGGACGTCAGCAATCAATTGGGCGATATTCCCGGCAAGGCGCAGGCGATCAACAACGTCATGACGCAGGTGGCGAGCCAGGGAAAAGAGGGCGCCGTCGAAATCCGGAGCTTGGCGAGTCAAATGGCCAAAGTCGCGGCGATGTCCGGCCAGATCGAGGGCGACACGGGCGAAAATATCAAAGTCCTCACAGCGTTTGCGCAGGCGGCGCGAGGGAAGGGCGGCGCGGCCAGCGCAGAGCAAGCCGCGACCGCCGTGCAGAGCTTCATCAAGACCTTCAAAACGCCCGCGAGGGCCCGCGCCTTCGAGGCAGCGACGGGGAAGAGCGTGTTCAACGCTCAGGGAATGCTGCGAAATCCGGAAGAATTGGTCATCGAAGCTTTGAAGGCAAAGGGGATGAAGCCCTTGGAGTTCAATAAAATCTTCGCAAACGTTCGCGGCGCATCGGCGGTTGAAGGGTTTGCTTCAATCTACCGCCAGGCAGGCGGAGGCGAGGCCGGGGAACGCGAGGTTCGTGAAGCATTTGATCGATTCCGCAAAGCGGCGATGGATGACGAGGAAATCCTCGAATCGTTCAGGGCCGCCATGGCAACTAGCGAGTCACAGACAACGAACTTCAACACCCAACTACAACGCGTGGTGGGTGAAACTCAGGATGCGCTTTTGCCTGCGTTCATTGCGTTGACACCCACCATTATCGCCGCCGCCGAGTCCCTCGGGAAAGTCGCCGCCGCCCTTTGGGGCCTCGACACGAACAAGACCACAGACCCAGCTTACTATGGCGCCGACAAAGCCAGCAGGGACATCCGGCGAACGGAGAGCCAGATCCAACGTGGCTTCATCGACCCGAGGCAAGTCGAAAAAAATCAGCGGGACGAGGAAAGCCTTCGGAAAGCCATTGCCGCCGAGCGCGCAGCGATCGCCGCCGACAAGGCGAAGAGTGATTACGGCGTGAGCGAAGGAAAGAGCGACTCCGCGGTCGGAGCGGCGGCAATGAAGGACTTCCTCATCGGCACAATCGGCGGACTATCCGAATGGCGGCTCGACGGCGGCATGCGCTACATCAATATGAAAAGGCAGGACGTTCAGCAGCGCGAAGGCCTCATCAAGAGTGATGAGGAGCGCTTGAGCAAGCTGACCATCGAGAATGCTCGTGTCCACGAGCTGCTCAAGAGCGGCGTGATCAACGTTCGCGTCGTCGGTGTCGATAGGCCGCCGGGCGCCGACGGCAGCGGTGTCGCACGGCCCGAGGCACAGATTGGCTCGCATTGA
- a CDS encoding DNA circularization N-terminal domain-containing protein produces the protein MTTVADGFPPASFDGIPYPIEAQRIRGGLRYHIHEFPHAAGGAAEKLGRSVYRVSHSANFQNKFRKYPKLYPYALDRLRVAFESEKTATLVVPGLGPVQAFCVAWDRDFVARLRSGERASFEYVEDQSRDFVVEAITDLSPRTLDAHAANVARELALVQADLARRDARGNQGVLKQLQSTFNKIQDAVNRVAAIADQVGMYGNLLEAELRRVANICSTFDRIDALRRPIYVRLLDALHDLWRASLGRIADLQSRRGKLQTFTVPVMMPIQQASVAIFGDATHTQDLLSLNAVEDAYHLTAGTTLRYYPENT, from the coding sequence TTGACCACGGTAGCAGACGGCTTCCCGCCGGCCTCGTTCGATGGCATTCCGTATCCCATTGAGGCTCAGAGGATTCGTGGCGGATTGCGGTACCATATTCACGAGTTCCCGCACGCCGCTGGTGGCGCCGCGGAGAAGCTCGGGCGATCCGTGTACCGGGTCTCGCATAGTGCCAATTTTCAGAACAAGTTCAGAAAATATCCAAAGCTGTATCCATACGCCCTCGACCGACTGCGTGTTGCGTTCGAGAGCGAGAAGACGGCTACCCTCGTCGTACCGGGGTTGGGGCCCGTGCAGGCCTTCTGTGTGGCCTGGGACCGAGACTTCGTTGCGCGTCTGCGGTCTGGCGAGCGCGCCTCATTCGAGTACGTCGAGGACCAGTCGCGGGACTTCGTCGTTGAAGCAATCACGGATCTCTCGCCGCGGACGCTCGATGCTCACGCAGCTAACGTCGCGCGCGAGCTCGCGCTGGTCCAAGCCGACCTTGCCCGACGCGATGCACGGGGGAACCAGGGCGTTTTGAAGCAGCTCCAAAGCACGTTCAACAAGATTCAGGATGCGGTCAACCGCGTCGCAGCGATTGCAGACCAGGTTGGCATGTACGGCAACCTATTGGAAGCGGAGCTTCGGCGTGTTGCGAACATTTGCAGCACGTTCGACCGCATCGATGCCCTGCGCCGCCCCATCTACGTTCGCCTGCTCGATGCCTTGCACGACCTCTGGCGTGCGTCGCTCGGACGCATTGCCGACCTTCAGAGTCGGCGCGGCAAGCTCCAGACGTTCACCGTGCCGGTGATGATGCCAATTCAACAGGCTAGTGTCGCTATATTCGGAGATGCGACGCACACGCAAGACTTGCTCAGTTTGAACGCCGTCGAAGACGCGTACCATTTGACCGCGGGAACGACGCTTCGCTACTACCCGGAAAATACGTAA
- a CDS encoding baseplate J/gp47 family protein, giving the protein MADVLPGEIITFTRDEVRDRWLRDYSIRNPEADVGSGSMPFIRASVIADALAAIYSNAVVVGQNVASSTKTGAALVEEAARLGTAPLPPAGASGFVQIVASAGGTRIFSGDEIKANGRRYAAIASGIYTNGDHVPVQGVDTGPLTNLDAGVAMQWTFPRPGCAPNAVVVLQADGSGLSGGRNGETEDELNDRLRSLRASPPASGNEAQYIAEVARTPGISVEAAFAFPACRGPGTKGIVFTLRAGSPGGNRSPNSAQIAAVLGHLRGQFPADDGIFLGAVLPQPVTVALRVSWASRVPGWVDASPWPAFGMANVVSVLSATDFTISTGGGARPDPGQTFALFDRPAAAFRRKRILTATPVGTGNYRVACDTSNAASDVSYTPVVGQALCPWSDSLDALVPSVIAYFDRLGPGEQATTFFDPGLRQRRIPLDPEQWPSSVTNRILSTRKDLPEGDPGGLFDVPQVRDVSLLAPQVPFAPTPGALGVYCNLLVLQDLVAYA; this is encoded by the coding sequence ATGGCCGACGTCCTTCCGGGGGAGATCATCACGTTCACGCGTGATGAAGTCCGCGATCGCTGGCTCCGCGATTACAGCATCCGTAATCCTGAGGCCGACGTCGGTTCGGGCTCGATGCCGTTTATTCGCGCGTCCGTGATCGCGGACGCGCTTGCAGCAATCTACAGTAACGCCGTGGTCGTCGGGCAAAACGTTGCCTCCTCGACCAAGACGGGGGCCGCACTCGTCGAGGAGGCCGCGCGTCTCGGTACCGCGCCGCTACCGCCCGCAGGCGCGAGCGGATTCGTGCAGATCGTTGCAAGCGCGGGTGGCACGCGGATCTTTTCAGGTGACGAGATCAAAGCGAATGGGCGCAGGTATGCGGCTATTGCGTCTGGGATTTACACGAATGGGGATCACGTCCCCGTACAAGGCGTCGATACCGGCCCGCTGACAAACCTCGACGCTGGCGTTGCGATGCAGTGGACCTTCCCGCGCCCGGGTTGCGCCCCGAACGCGGTCGTCGTCCTCCAGGCGGACGGCTCTGGGCTCTCGGGTGGAAGGAACGGGGAGACAGAAGACGAGCTCAATGACCGACTCCGCAGCTTGCGCGCGAGTCCCCCCGCGTCGGGCAACGAAGCACAGTACATCGCCGAAGTCGCCCGCACGCCTGGCATCTCGGTGGAAGCCGCATTTGCGTTTCCGGCCTGCCGCGGTCCCGGGACAAAGGGCATCGTCTTCACGCTTCGCGCGGGGTCGCCAGGCGGGAACCGCAGTCCAAATTCCGCGCAGATCGCGGCCGTCCTGGGGCACTTGCGGGGTCAATTTCCAGCGGACGACGGGATTTTCTTGGGCGCCGTTCTTCCGCAGCCGGTGACGGTCGCGCTCCGTGTGTCGTGGGCCTCGCGCGTCCCTGGGTGGGTCGACGCCTCCCCGTGGCCAGCGTTCGGCATGGCGAACGTTGTTTCGGTGCTCTCGGCAACCGACTTTACGATCTCGACGGGGGGCGGGGCGCGACCCGACCCCGGGCAGACATTCGCCCTCTTTGATCGACCTGCCGCTGCATTTCGACGCAAACGCATTCTCACGGCGACACCTGTTGGAACGGGAAATTACCGCGTTGCGTGCGACACATCGAACGCTGCGAGCGACGTAAGCTACACGCCGGTGGTCGGGCAGGCACTCTGCCCCTGGTCGGATTCGCTGGACGCCCTGGTCCCCTCCGTGATCGCGTATTTCGATCGCCTGGGACCAGGTGAGCAAGCGACCACGTTCTTCGATCCCGGATTGCGCCAGCGGAGGATACCTCTCGATCCGGAGCAGTGGCCATCCAGCGTGACGAATCGGATATTGTCGACAAGGAAGGATCTTCCTGAGGGCGATCCAGGGGGCCTCTTCGACGTACCGCAGGTGCGGGATGTTTCGTTGCTCGCCCCTCAGGTCCCCTTCGCGCCGACCCCTGGTGCTTTGGGCGTCTATTGCAATCTCCTCGTGCTCCAGGATCTGGTGGCTTATGCCTGA
- a CDS encoding fatty acid desaturase, with protein sequence MLRRFKRDRYMLTKYYAASTLVFVAAIGVARYVRHTSYEPSPWVWVACLVPLIISNFSAVVVSNLLCVGLMLEYHRAELSAWHLALLPLGIYAGMVNVPVIHNCAHGSFRPVWLNRILGELCAVHLLSGYPGFVILHLLHHQYADDPDLDPHPNLDKTFWQYLNGLKGSLARAFRRNYFGLWGVSAATRCAWRAVRLLLPVNRVLKALFVLAILGPIPFTIFYIPSFIANQLTYAHINYYTHARRADGRVEIVNLNHTAVYRFLNAVLLGIYFHKNHHRRPLEFNPQNAAPPKAA encoded by the coding sequence ATGCTGCGGCGGTTCAAGAGAGATCGCTATATGCTGACAAAATACTACGCCGCGAGCACCCTCGTGTTCGTGGCCGCCATCGGCGTCGCACGATACGTGAGACATACCTCGTACGAACCTTCGCCGTGGGTCTGGGTCGCCTGTTTGGTGCCTCTCATCATTTCCAACTTTAGCGCCGTGGTCGTGTCCAATTTGCTCTGCGTCGGGCTGATGCTCGAATATCATCGCGCCGAGCTGTCGGCGTGGCATCTTGCCCTCTTACCGCTGGGTATATATGCGGGGATGGTGAACGTTCCCGTAATCCACAACTGCGCGCACGGAAGCTTTCGCCCAGTATGGCTGAATCGAATACTGGGAGAGCTCTGCGCGGTGCATCTACTCTCTGGGTATCCCGGTTTTGTAATCCTGCATCTTCTGCACCATCAGTACGCGGACGATCCGGATCTCGACCCACATCCGAACCTCGACAAGACATTCTGGCAATATCTAAATGGTCTTAAGGGAAGCCTCGCGCGAGCGTTTCGGCGCAACTACTTTGGGCTCTGGGGAGTCTCAGCGGCAACGCGGTGCGCGTGGCGCGCAGTGCGCCTCCTTTTGCCCGTCAATCGTGTCCTAAAGGCGCTGTTCGTGTTGGCTATTCTGGGACCGATCCCCTTCACCATATTTTACATTCCGTCGTTCATCGCGAACCAGTTGACGTACGCTCACATCAACTATTACACGCACGCAAGACGCGCCGACGGAAGGGTCGAGATCGTAAATTTGAACCATACGGCGGTGTATAGGTTCCTAAACGCCGTACTGCTCGGCATCTATTTTCACAAGAATCATCACCGTAGGCCATTGGAGTTCAATCCACAGAACGCCGCGCCGCCGAAGGCTGCTTGA
- a CDS encoding FAD-dependent oxidoreductase — protein MTGPLRIAVVGGGVAGITAAHLLQRKHIVTLYERDRQIGGHANAARIEEPLDGHGASRRTVEVDTAFLIFHSGSYPLFMQLLREWGLQDRCIDVEMSFGFLNQKSGLRYTVNRGIGGAFVQPHNVLRPRYLRLLAEIYRFRRSNFSDLEGDEKTTLGEYLRRRGYSESFIEDFIFPMGVSVWSLPLRGMLSFPAATFARFFAHNRMLKMAHGARWQTLRGGSRQYIRAFLRNFRGQVETGYAVQAVRRPLSGRPRIVLKNSREHEYDRVVIATHADDALRLLRESATAKERRLLGAWRYSAAKTVLHTDASVLPGNNLESWGSWNVVYTPGADATVTYDITRIQRPANRKQYFVTIGDVDVNRSKVLHRYEYRHPLYDARAIATQRHLWELNTGDGVLYCGSYFGRGFHEDAIRSASHVAEGLGVEW, from the coding sequence GTGACGGGCCCCCTCCGCATCGCGGTAGTAGGTGGCGGCGTCGCGGGAATCACGGCAGCGCACCTGCTCCAACGGAAGCACATCGTGACACTCTACGAGCGCGACCGGCAGATTGGCGGACACGCCAATGCCGCTCGGATCGAAGAGCCGCTCGATGGGCATGGCGCCTCGCGGCGGACAGTCGAAGTGGATACCGCCTTTCTGATCTTTCACAGCGGCTCATATCCCTTATTCATGCAGCTCCTTCGGGAGTGGGGCCTGCAGGACCGGTGCATCGACGTGGAAATGTCGTTCGGTTTCCTAAATCAGAAATCCGGCCTTCGATACACGGTGAACCGAGGCATCGGCGGCGCCTTCGTTCAACCGCACAACGTTCTCCGTCCTCGCTATTTGAGGCTACTCGCGGAGATATATCGCTTTCGACGGTCGAACTTCTCGGACCTCGAAGGGGATGAGAAAACGACGCTCGGCGAGTATCTACGAAGGCGAGGCTACTCGGAGTCGTTCATCGAGGACTTCATCTTTCCAATGGGTGTCTCCGTCTGGTCGCTGCCGCTTCGCGGGATGTTGTCGTTCCCCGCCGCGACCTTCGCTCGGTTCTTCGCGCACAACCGCATGCTCAAGATGGCGCACGGGGCACGGTGGCAGACGCTTCGCGGCGGCAGCCGTCAGTACATTCGCGCCTTCTTGCGCAATTTTCGCGGGCAGGTCGAGACAGGGTATGCCGTTCAAGCGGTGCGACGACCTCTCTCCGGCCGGCCGCGCATCGTTCTCAAGAACAGCCGCGAACACGAGTACGACCGCGTGGTGATCGCGACACACGCGGACGATGCCCTTCGCCTTCTCCGGGAAAGCGCGACCGCGAAGGAGCGGCGCCTTCTCGGAGCGTGGCGGTACTCCGCGGCCAAGACGGTGCTCCATACCGATGCGAGTGTCCTTCCTGGCAACAACCTGGAAAGCTGGGGAAGTTGGAACGTCGTGTATACGCCGGGCGCCGACGCCACGGTGACATACGACATCACGCGAATTCAGCGGCCCGCAAATCGGAAGCAATATTTTGTGACCATCGGTGACGTCGACGTCAACCGATCCAAAGTTCTGCACCGGTACGAGTACCGCCATCCCCTCTACGATGCTCGTGCGATAGCAACCCAGCGACACCTGTGGGAGCTCAATACGGGAGACGGCGTCCTTTATTGTGGAAGTTACTTCGGCCGTGGGTTTCATGAAGATGCCATTCGGTCCGCGTCGCACGTTGCCGAGGGCCTGGGCGTCGAGTGGTGA